A genomic window from Yarrowia lipolytica chromosome 1D, complete sequence includes:
- a CDS encoding uncharacterized protein (Compare to YALI0D15906g, similar to uniprot|Q9P8F7 Yarrowia lipolytica Triacylglycerol lipase precursor), whose protein sequence is MRPSITIVGFLIASAVALGITQASKDTYNLLNYAENLNGVAVCVEQIGGIQKPFKCLGHCDDFPDMELITTFHPKKLFDFSTTGFLAIDHKRKQFWHVFRGTASLTDGISNLRLERQPLVFWDNPEFDCPGCEAHEGFLTAYNDAYDQIRDVLNQTLAQYPDYQIIVTGHSFGGASSFLHGINLKSQGMDPLVITSGQPLTGNKALADFNDKLFFGDNPDFTYQGPDRRFYRVTHKDDLVPRLPFWNPFHHSGGEVYIDYPLTNPPLRTLKICDGQQNPRCSFSTSLITAALLGTLQQAHFMYFTFFSLVCGVNIAGHLGPPLQ, encoded by the coding sequence ATGCGTCCTTCTATCACTATCGTTGGTTTTTTAATTGCCTCTGCAGTCGCCCTAGGTATCACTCAAGCTTCAAAAGATACCTACAATCTCTTGAACTATGCCGAAAACCTGAACGGTGTTGCCGTTTGTGTTGAGCAGATCGGCGGAATCCAAAAGCCATTTAAATGTCTGGGTCATTGTGACGACTTCCCTGATATGGAGCTAATCACCACATTTCATCCAAAGAAGCTGTTTGATTTCTCTACCACAGGATTTTTGGCTATTGATCACAAGAGAAAGCAGTTCTGGCATGTTTTCAGGGGTACGGCCTCACTCACGGATGGAATATCGAACCTGAGACTGGAGAGACAACCTCTGGTCTTTTGGGACAATCCTGAGTTTGACTGTCCCGGTTGTGAAGCCCATGAAGGGTTTCTGACGGCCTATAACGATGCCTATGATCAAATCAGAGATGTCCTCAACCAGACTTTGGCCCAGTATCCAGACTATCAAATCATCGTTACAGGCCATTCTTTTGGTGGAGCGTCATCCTTTCTCCATGGAATCAATCTCAAGAGTCAAGGCATGGATCCGTTGGTAATCACATCTGGACAGCCACTCACTGGTAACAAGGCCTTGGCAGACTTCAATGATAAACTCTTCTTTGGAGACAATCCAGATTTTACCTACCAGGGGCCAGATCGACGATTCTATAGAGTCACCCACAAGGATGACCTGGTCCCTCGTCTTCCCTTTTGGAACCCCTTTCACCAcagtggaggagaagtttACATTGATTATCCTCTAACTAACCCTCCCCTACGGACCCTCAAGATTTGCGATGGTCAACAGAACCCCAGatgctccttctccacctctcttATAACAGCAGCCCTGTTAGGTACCCTGCAGCAAGCTCATTTCATGTACTTCACGTTTTTCTCCCTAGTCTGCGGTGTTAATATCGCTGGCCATCTTGGACCTCCTTTGCAGTGA